Within Pseudomonadota bacterium, the genomic segment AAGACCGGCTCAGGGATGGCCGCGAGATTATTATCCGGCCGATTCGCCCCGAGGACGAAGCCCTGCACCATGAGCTTTTCAACTCCCTTTCCCGGGAAAGCAACTACTACCGCTTTTTCAGTTACCGCCGTCATTTAAGTCACGAGCAGGCGGCCCGCTTCACCCAGATCGATTACGACCGGGAGATCGCGATCATCGCCCTGCTCGAAGAAAAAGGAAGTCTCCGCTCAATCGGGGTCAACCGTCTGAGTTACCTGGCGCGCCTGGACAAACATGAATTCGCGATCGTGGTAGCGGATGAATTTCAGGGCTTGGGGGTCGGCAGGATTCTGATGCAAAGGCTGTTTGAGATCGCCCGGGACCGGCACATTCAGCAGATTTATGGCGTGGTGCTCTCGGAAAATCTTAAAATGATAGATTTCTGCAGGGCTTTTGGTTTTGTCGTCGACACCCAGGAAGGCAGTACCGTAACCTTTCGCCTGGATCTTTAACTAGCAGCTCGGGCCTCAGACGCGCCATCGCCGGAAAAACTCCAGAGCCGGGCGCAAAAAAACCGCCGGCTCGAAACCCGAAAACAATTCCCGCTCATGCTGGCGCAGGTACAAAAGCCACCATCCCAGACCCAGAAAAAAGAAGTTGGGCAGCAGAAAAAATAACAACCCCAGGGACGAACGCCATTCCGTCAGATATTCACACAACAGAACGAAGATGTAATAGGCCAGCAGCAGCAGCAGGCCATAAACAAAGCCCTGAAACCGGGCGCTGCTGCGCACCGGCACCAGGGCCAGGGCCAGGCCCAGCAAAGCGAACACCAGGCCGGCGAAAGGCTGAATAAAGCGCTCATACAGAACGACCTGGGCTGAAACCGGACTTTCCCCCAGACTTTTACGCTGAGCAATTTTCCTGAGCAGTTTGCTAGTAGTCATATCCTTGTTCTTCTGCCGGAGAAAACTTTCGTCACCCAACAGGGCCGCGATCTCAAAATTGATTCGATACTGGGAAAAATCGGTCACTCGATACGCTTCCCCTCGCTGATCATACTCATGGATGGTGCCCTCTTCCAGCTGCAGCAGCAATGAGGAAGAGTTGCGATCGCTGACGATTCGGCCCCGCACCGCAGTCACCATCTGCGGTGTTTCCGGTCGCCGCTGGTCCTCGATAAAGACATCGGCCACGCGACCGCTTTCATGGTCGATATCCCCGATATAGATCACCATGCCCGGAAAAGCGAGGTTGAGGGAACGGGCCTGCAGGGCCACGGTCATCTTTTCCTTAAGAATCTTAAAGGTTATCTCCCGAACCTGACGCAAACCCCAGGGTGCCAGCCAGGCGCTGACCAGAATCGTCATCAGGGTACAGAAGGCAGCCAGATAAAGAACCGGGGTCAGAAGCCGACGCGGAGAAATCCCGGCCGCTTTCAGGGCGATGATTTCACCATCATCGACCATGCGCCCCACGCCGGC encodes:
- the lptF gene encoding LPS export ABC transporter permease LptF, whose product is MLILDRYLLREILLPFFYALLVLVFVLLMGQLFKIVNMVVSEGVRIGDVGLLVLALIPKLLTMALPISFFFAVIAGVGRMVDDGEIIALKAAGISPRRLLTPVLYLAAFCTLMTILVSAWLAPWGLRQVREITFKILKEKMTVALQARSLNLAFPGMVIYIGDIDHESGRVADVFIEDQRRPETPQMVTAVRGRIVSDRNSSSLLLQLEEGTIHEYDQRGEAYRVTDFSQYRINFEIAALLGDESFLRQKNKDMTTSKLLRKIAQRKSLGESPVSAQVVLYERFIQPFAGLVFALLGLALALVPVRSSARFQGFVYGLLLLLAYYIFVLLCEYLTEWRSSLGLLFFLLPNFFFLGLGWWLLYLRQHERELFSGFEPAVFLRPALEFFRRWRV
- a CDS encoding GNAT family N-acetyltransferase translates to RAMARRSPEANEDLAIILLRLASIMTDCPEVYGLRCVLLETSAGGFRLVAGNARVRRNETPAPRHLVIAPYPNEYEFQDRLRDGREIIIRPIRPEDEALHHELFNSLSRESNYYRFFSYRRHLSHEQAARFTQIDYDREIAIIALLEEKGSLRSIGVNRLSYLARLDKHEFAIVVADEFQGLGVGRILMQRLFEIARDRHIQQIYGVVLSENLKMIDFCRAFGFVVDTQEGSTVTFRLDL